From the Manihot esculenta cultivar AM560-2 chromosome 3, M.esculenta_v8, whole genome shotgun sequence genome, one window contains:
- the LOC110611695 gene encoding uncharacterized protein LOC110611695 produces the protein MQGAFAFLFPNRINERHTGKNLSSLDKKASEFSALSMQSFSFSSFAEMGCRESKHAVATGNTVTLKKSDAGSSRKIKDIKTVNETTQKEESQNVNKCSGDVAEVKDITDEDKELKEEDGFGFEGQEPGRLISKESPNRFFSSRKHFSPSLVPEKESLFSDIIESNNEETQNGENAIAKEEKKQNTDEEKLAVLSNKDLKKT, from the exons ATGCAGGGCGCCTTCGCCTTCCTTTTTCCAAACAGAATTAACGAAAGACACACAGGCAAGAATCTGTCTTCCCTTGATAAGAAAGCAAGTGAATTCTCTGCATTGTCCATGCaatctttttccttttcaagtTTTGCAGAAATGGGTTGTCGAGAATCTAAACATGCTGTTGCCACAGGAAACACCGTAACTCTCAAGAAATCTGACGCCGGAAGCAGCAGGAAAATCAAAGACATAAAAACTGTCAACGAAACTACCCAGAAAGAAGAAAGCCAAAATGTGAACAAATGCTCAGGAGATGTCGCTGAAGTGAAGGACATAACTGATGAAGATAAAGAGTTGAAGGAAGAAGATGGTTTTGGTTTTGAAGGCCAAGAACCAGGGAGATTGATTTCAAAGGAGTCGCCAAATCGATTCTTTTCATCAAGGAAACATTTCTCTCCAAGCCTTGTCCCCGAAAAGGAGAGCTTGTTCAGTGATATTATTGAATCTAATAACGAGGAAACACAAAATG GAGAGAATGCAATtgcaaaagaagagaagaaacagAACACAGACGAG GAGAAGTTGGCAGTTTTATCAAACAAGGATCTGAAGAAAACCTGA
- the LOC110610258 gene encoding lipase isoform X1 — MERRRRLILAIFVAFLFALSSARGKLESWKRLRFIQHLFCRGKFMKKLKVKHRPKDINNLPIYNHTLATILVEYASAVYMSDLSELFTWTCSRCDDLTEGFEIIELIVDIQHCLQAFVGVAKNLNAVVIAFRGTQEHSIQNWVEDLFWKQLDLNYPGMPDAMVHHGFYNAYHNTTVRPGILNAVKRAQDYYGDLDIIVTGHSMGGAMAAFCGLDLTVNHKAKNVMVMTFGQPRIGNAAFASYYSQLVPNTIRVTNDHDMVPHLPPYYSYFPQKTYHHFPREVWLYNIGLGSLVYRVEKVCDVTGEDPTCSRSVSGTSISDHLNYYGVELMGETWRSCGIVMDPLVKEYGKTDLKGNFALSKEPAMPILKLKTEANDGGSRV, encoded by the exons GAAAGCTTGAGAGCTGGAAAAGGTTGCGGTTCATTCAACATCTTTTCTGCCGGGGAAAGTTTATGAAGA AACTTAAGGTGAAGCACAGGCCCAAGGACATAAATAATCTCCCCATTTACAATCACACTCTCGCTACAATATTAGTGGAATATGCTTCTGCT GTTTATATGTCAGATTTGTCAGAACTGTTTACTTGGACTTGCTCAAGATGTGATGATTTAACTGAG GGATTTGAGATTATTGAGCTGATTGTGGACATTCAGCACTGCCTACAG GCATTTGTTGGTGTGGCAAAGAATCTTAATGCTGTAGTTATTGCATTTCGAGGAACTCAGGAACACAG CATACAGAATTGGGTTGAAGACTTATTCTGGAAACAGCTTGATCTAAACTATCCTGGCATGCCTGATGCAATG GTGCATCATGGATTTTATAATGCTTATCATAACACAACAGTGCGCCCTGGAATTCTAAATGCTGTAAAAAGAGCACAAGATTATTATGGAGATCTTGACATCATTGTGACAGGGCATTCAATGGGAGGGGCTATGGCTGCCTTTTGTGGACTTGATCTAACT GTCAACCATAAAGCCAAAAATGTGATGGTTATGACATTTGGACAGCCTCGTATTGGCAATGCAGCTTTTGCATCTTACTATAGTCAACTTGTGCCAAATACAATAAGAGTAACAAATGACCATGATATGGTGCCGCATTTGCCTCCATACTACAGCTACTTCCCCCAGAAGACATACCATCACTTCCCAAGAGAG GTGTGGCTGTATAATATTGGACTTGGAAGTTTGGTCTACAGAGTAGAGAAGGTCTGTGATGTTACTGGTGAAGACCCTACCTGTAGCAG GTCAGTAAGTGGGACCAGTATATCAGATCATTTAAATTATTACGGTGTCGAGTTAATGGGAGAGACATGGCGATCTTGCGGAATTGTGATGGATCCACTTGTAAAGGAATATGGCAAAACAGATCTTAAAGGAAATTTTGCATTGTCCAAAGAACCTGCTATGCCTATTCTTAAACTAAAAACAGAGGCGAATGATGGAGGCAGCCGTGTATAG
- the LOC110610258 gene encoding lipase isoform X2 produces MERRRRLILAIFVAFLFALSSARELKVKHRPKDINNLPIYNHTLATILVEYASAVYMSDLSELFTWTCSRCDDLTEGFEIIELIVDIQHCLQAFVGVAKNLNAVVIAFRGTQEHSIQNWVEDLFWKQLDLNYPGMPDAMVHHGFYNAYHNTTVRPGILNAVKRAQDYYGDLDIIVTGHSMGGAMAAFCGLDLTVNHKAKNVMVMTFGQPRIGNAAFASYYSQLVPNTIRVTNDHDMVPHLPPYYSYFPQKTYHHFPREVWLYNIGLGSLVYRVEKVCDVTGEDPTCSRSVSGTSISDHLNYYGVELMGETWRSCGIVMDPLVKEYGKTDLKGNFALSKEPAMPILKLKTEANDGGSRV; encoded by the exons AACTTAAGGTGAAGCACAGGCCCAAGGACATAAATAATCTCCCCATTTACAATCACACTCTCGCTACAATATTAGTGGAATATGCTTCTGCT GTTTATATGTCAGATTTGTCAGAACTGTTTACTTGGACTTGCTCAAGATGTGATGATTTAACTGAG GGATTTGAGATTATTGAGCTGATTGTGGACATTCAGCACTGCCTACAG GCATTTGTTGGTGTGGCAAAGAATCTTAATGCTGTAGTTATTGCATTTCGAGGAACTCAGGAACACAG CATACAGAATTGGGTTGAAGACTTATTCTGGAAACAGCTTGATCTAAACTATCCTGGCATGCCTGATGCAATG GTGCATCATGGATTTTATAATGCTTATCATAACACAACAGTGCGCCCTGGAATTCTAAATGCTGTAAAAAGAGCACAAGATTATTATGGAGATCTTGACATCATTGTGACAGGGCATTCAATGGGAGGGGCTATGGCTGCCTTTTGTGGACTTGATCTAACT GTCAACCATAAAGCCAAAAATGTGATGGTTATGACATTTGGACAGCCTCGTATTGGCAATGCAGCTTTTGCATCTTACTATAGTCAACTTGTGCCAAATACAATAAGAGTAACAAATGACCATGATATGGTGCCGCATTTGCCTCCATACTACAGCTACTTCCCCCAGAAGACATACCATCACTTCCCAAGAGAG GTGTGGCTGTATAATATTGGACTTGGAAGTTTGGTCTACAGAGTAGAGAAGGTCTGTGATGTTACTGGTGAAGACCCTACCTGTAGCAG GTCAGTAAGTGGGACCAGTATATCAGATCATTTAAATTATTACGGTGTCGAGTTAATGGGAGAGACATGGCGATCTTGCGGAATTGTGATGGATCCACTTGTAAAGGAATATGGCAAAACAGATCTTAAAGGAAATTTTGCATTGTCCAAAGAACCTGCTATGCCTATTCTTAAACTAAAAACAGAGGCGAATGATGGAGGCAGCCGTGTATAG